A segment of the Mercurialis annua linkage group LG4, ddMerAnnu1.2, whole genome shotgun sequence genome:
CAAAACCCTAGTGTGCATCGTATAAATTGTTAATACCTTAGCCAATTTTAGTCGCAGTTAGTGTTTGCTTCGCTTCCATTTTTCCGTAGAGACAAACTTACTCTCTTTTTCTCACAAAGACTAACCTCCGAAGAACCATGTCAGGGTAAGCCatcatttcatttaaattcgTTTCATTCTAAATCATTTGGTTATCTGATTattatttgtgttaaaatttaatCGCAGGGAGGAGGGTGCCGTCGCTGTTGCTGCCGATCCAGTTGCTGCTGCTCCTGCGCAGCCACTGGGCGAGCCAATGGACTTGATGACTGCGTTGCAGTTGGTTCTGAGGAAGTCATTGGCTCACGGCGGTCTCATTCGAGGTCTTCATGAGTGTGCTAAATTGATTGAGAAGAGCACCGCACAGCTCTGTGTATTGGCTGAAGATTGCAATCAGTCTGACTATGTCAAACTTGTCAAAGGCCTCTGTGCTGATCATAATATTAACCTTATGACTGTTCCGAGCGCTAAGACTCTTGGCGAATGGGCTGGTGTAAGTGCTTTTGTTTTTCcattctcttaatttttttgtttatcaaGATTTTCAGCCTGATTTGTAAAGTTATTGCTTTTTCAAGTTTCACTGTTAGTTTTTAGCTTGGTTGATTATAGAAATGCGAGAATTCGTAAGGGTTTCTTTATAGCTGTTCAATGTCTCATGTTATCAATATGTAAAGAATTTATGCTTTAGTCTTGTACCGGCATATTTCCATATACTCATACGTGCAATTGGTTAGGCGTGAGGTGAAATTTGCTCCGAAAGAATAAAATATTTCGCACaaggaaaattataaaatcactGAATGAAATACACATCAATGGTTTCTAAATGTAAGATGAGAAGAATTTTTTCAAGTTTAATAGTAGTGTAAGTCCTTGAATAGAAGCTGTTTAAAAGTAGTCTAAATTCAAATTAAGAACTGGAATGCACGCTGTGTCATATCTCTAAATCCTACTAGTCgtgctttaatttttttaaatcaacaaCTCATTATCAAAGTCAATCATGTCATAAATCCTTCAACAAACTCTTATGAGACGTGTTTTATTCTTTTGTTCTTCAAAAAAGTTAAGTGAGTGTATAGTGACTTAATATGGATTGTTCAGATCAATTGATGCAttgaattttcaaaaacaaaataacctCAGATTCCCAAAATGCTTGAATCAT
Coding sequences within it:
- the LOC126679238 gene encoding 40S ribosomal protein S12-like: MSGEEGAVAVAADPVAAAPAQPLGEPMDLMTALQLVLRKSLAHGGLIRGLHECAKLIEKSTAQLCVLAEDCNQSDYVKLVKGLCADHNINLMTVPSAKTLGEWAGLCKIDSEGKARKVVGCSCVVVKDFGEESEGLNVVQQHIKSN